From the Accumulibacter sp. genome, one window contains:
- a CDS encoding phosphatidate cytidylyltransferase, translating to MLRTRVLTAVVLLAVFLLALFLLPPLGWLLFVTAVAAVAAWEWGALMRLSGGSRIALAVALATVCLLLAMVEPEAVGLVAGFADSAWRLGACLYLPAVVFWLLLAPIWLRRRWPLGNTLPALATGAVVLLPLWLALVQLRQAGPLAVLAIMAVVWLADIGAYFSGRRFGKHKLAPAISPGKTWEGAIGGSLLVIVYGLLLSSRLPAALAGNQLLLLLVLLLLTAISVVGDLFESLLKRQAGLKDSSNVLPGHGGVLDRIDSLTSTLPLVALVWLVTRA from the coding sequence ATGCTTAGGACGCGGGTACTCACTGCGGTCGTCCTGCTTGCGGTCTTTCTTCTGGCCCTGTTCCTCCTGCCGCCACTCGGTTGGTTGCTTTTCGTCACCGCCGTCGCTGCCGTTGCGGCTTGGGAGTGGGGCGCGTTGATGCGTCTTTCGGGCGGATCAAGGATCGCGCTCGCTGTCGCCCTGGCGACGGTCTGCTTGCTGCTGGCGATGGTGGAGCCGGAAGCAGTCGGTCTGGTGGCGGGTTTCGCCGACTCGGCGTGGCGGCTGGGCGCCTGCCTCTACCTGCCGGCGGTGGTCTTCTGGTTGCTGCTGGCACCGATCTGGCTGCGGCGGCGCTGGCCTCTCGGCAACACGCTCCCCGCTCTGGCAACCGGAGCCGTCGTGCTGCTGCCGCTCTGGCTGGCGCTGGTCCAGTTGCGGCAGGCCGGCCCGCTGGCGGTGCTGGCGATCATGGCCGTGGTCTGGCTGGCTGACATCGGTGCCTACTTCAGCGGCCGCCGTTTCGGCAAGCACAAGCTGGCGCCGGCGATCAGTCCCGGAAAGACGTGGGAAGGGGCGATCGGCGGATCTCTGCTGGTGATCGTCTATGGTTTGCTGCTCTCATCACGCCTGCCGGCGGCGCTCGCCGGCAACCAGTTGCTCCTCTTGCTCGTCCTCTTGCTGCTGACGGCGATCAGCGTCGTCGGCGATCTGTTCGAGTCCCTGCTCAAGCGGCAGGCGGGCCTCAAGGACAGCAGCAACGTGTTGCCGGGGCACGGCGGGGTGCTCGACAGGATCGACAGCCTGACATCGACCCTGCCGCTGGTGGCGCTCGTCTGGCTGGTGACCAGGGCTTGA
- the uppS gene encoding polyprenyl diphosphate synthase: MQRFASSTRDVPPALAVPRHVAIIMDGNGRWAKKHLLPRFAGHRQGVRTVRTMVRCCLERGIEYLTLFAFSSENWRRPQDEVSLLMQLFVRVLREEVRKLDRNGVRLRVIGDLTRFEPDLQALIDASEQQTAANSRLVLTIAANYGGRWDILQAVKRMQMEHPGRGDEWDEGDLTRHLAMSYAPEPDLFIRTGGEQRISNFLLWQLAYSELYFTDVLWPEFDADAFDAALAWYRQRERRFGRTSEQLLGAPPAAAPATDQRADA; the protein is encoded by the coding sequence ATGCAGCGCTTTGCCAGCTCGACGCGTGATGTTCCGCCGGCACTGGCCGTTCCCAGGCATGTGGCCATCATCATGGATGGCAATGGGCGCTGGGCGAAGAAGCACCTCCTGCCGCGCTTTGCCGGTCACCGGCAGGGTGTCCGGACGGTGCGGACGATGGTCCGCTGCTGTCTCGAGCGTGGCATCGAGTACCTGACGCTGTTCGCCTTCAGTTCGGAGAACTGGCGCCGGCCGCAAGACGAGGTGTCGCTGTTGATGCAGCTGTTCGTCCGCGTCCTCAGGGAAGAGGTCAGGAAGCTGGATCGCAACGGAGTGCGACTGCGGGTCATTGGCGACCTGACTCGCTTCGAGCCGGACCTGCAGGCACTGATCGATGCTTCGGAGCAACAGACGGCTGCCAACAGTCGTCTCGTCCTGACGATCGCTGCCAACTACGGCGGGCGTTGGGACATCCTGCAGGCGGTCAAGCGCATGCAGATGGAACACCCTGGGCGAGGCGACGAGTGGGATGAGGGCGACCTGACGCGGCACCTGGCGATGAGCTACGCGCCGGAACCGGATCTCTTCATTCGTACCGGCGGCGAACAGCGGATCAGCAATTTCCTGCTCTGGCAACTGGCTTATTCGGAGCTTTACTTCACCGACGTGCTGTGGCCGGAGTTCGACGCGGACGCTTTCGACGCCGCTCTGGCGTGGTATCGGCAGCGTGAGCGCCGCTTCGGGCGCACCAGCGAGCAGTTGCTGGGCGCACCACCGGCAGCGGCGCCAGCTACGGATCAGCGGGCCGATGCTTAG
- the frr gene encoding ribosome recycling factor codes for MAIAEVKKTAEHKMQRSVETLKTDLAKVRTGRAHTGLLDHVHVDYYGSSVPINTVANVTVIDARTLGVQPWEKNMLAKLEKAVRDSDLGLNPSAQGDLIRVPMPPLTEARRRELIKVVKGEGEAAKVAVRNLRRDAIATLKEMLKHKECSEDDEHRAQDDIQKLTDRYVAEIEKLLSHKETELMAI; via the coding sequence ATGGCGATAGCAGAAGTCAAGAAAACGGCTGAGCACAAGATGCAGAGATCGGTCGAGACACTGAAGACGGACCTGGCGAAGGTGCGTACCGGGCGTGCCCATACCGGCCTGCTCGACCACGTGCATGTCGACTATTACGGCTCCTCGGTGCCGATCAATACGGTGGCCAACGTGACCGTGATCGATGCGCGGACGCTCGGCGTCCAGCCGTGGGAGAAGAACATGCTGGCCAAGCTCGAGAAGGCGGTGCGCGACAGCGACCTCGGTCTCAATCCGTCGGCACAGGGGGATTTGATCCGCGTGCCGATGCCGCCGTTGACCGAGGCGCGTCGTCGCGAGTTGATCAAGGTGGTCAAGGGCGAGGGCGAGGCAGCCAAGGTGGCGGTGCGCAACCTTCGCCGCGACGCGATCGCGACGCTGAAAGAGATGCTGAAGCACAAGGAGTGTTCCGAGGACGACGAGCATCGCGCTCAGGACGACATCCAGAAGCTGACTGACCGTTACGTGGCGGAGATCGAGAAGCTCCTCAGCCACAAGGAAACCGAGCTGATGGCGATCTGA
- the pyrH gene encoding UMP kinase — protein sequence MSAQSPRYRRILLKLSGEALMGGDAYGINRQTITGIVAEIKGIVDLGVQVGVVIGGGNIFRGVAPAARGMDRAQADYMGMLATVMNGLALHDAMRAAGMVSRVQSALNIEQVVEPYIRAKAIRYLEQGRTVIFSGGTGNPFFTTDTAAALRGAEIGAEIVLKATKVDGIYTADPKKDPQATRYDRISFDDAIARNLAVMDATAFALCRDQKLPINVFSIFNPGALQRVTMGDNEGTLVHC from the coding sequence ATGTCTGCCCAGTCACCGAGATACCGACGCATCCTCCTCAAACTCTCCGGCGAAGCACTCATGGGTGGCGACGCGTACGGGATCAATCGGCAGACGATCACCGGCATCGTTGCCGAGATCAAGGGGATCGTCGACCTCGGTGTGCAGGTCGGTGTGGTCATCGGCGGCGGCAACATCTTTCGCGGGGTGGCCCCGGCTGCGCGCGGCATGGACCGCGCGCAGGCTGACTACATGGGCATGCTGGCGACGGTGATGAACGGTCTCGCGCTGCACGATGCGATGCGGGCGGCAGGGATGGTGTCGCGCGTGCAGTCGGCCCTGAACATCGAACAGGTGGTCGAGCCGTACATCCGGGCGAAAGCCATACGCTACCTCGAGCAGGGGCGGACGGTGATCTTTTCCGGTGGAACGGGCAATCCCTTCTTCACCACCGACACCGCGGCGGCTTTGCGCGGTGCCGAGATCGGTGCCGAGATCGTACTCAAGGCGACGAAGGTGGACGGCATCTACACGGCCGACCCGAAAAAGGATCCGCAGGCCACCCGTTACGACCGGATCAGTTTCGATGACGCGATCGCCCGCAATCTGGCGGTGATGGATGCCACGGCATTCGCCCTCTGTCGTGACCAGAAACTGCCGATCAATGTCTTCTCGATATTCAACCCGGGGGCGCTGCAGCGGGTCACGATGGGCGACAACGAAGGCACCCTGGTCCATTGCTGA
- the tsf gene encoding translation elongation factor Ts — protein sequence MAEITASMVKELRERTDAPMMECKRALSEAAGDLGKAEEILRVKLGSKASKAASRITAEGVVAIQRTADGRFGAIVEINCETDFVAKNDEFLKLVSDCAGLVLSENPADVAALSSLPMGDGTVESTRTALVGKIGENMSVRRFVRIAASGRLASYVHGGAKIGVLVDYSGGDDQLGRDLAMHIAASKPKALDASGIDAELIDSERRIAAEKAREANKPEAMIEKIVEGSVQKFLNEVTLLGQVFVKAEDGKQTIAQLLKSKGASIAGFTLFVVGEGLAKRSNDFAAEVAAQAAAAAQR from the coding sequence ATGGCGGAAATAACCGCAAGCATGGTGAAAGAGTTGCGCGAGAGGACCGACGCGCCGATGATGGAGTGCAAGAGGGCTCTGAGCGAAGCCGCGGGCGACCTTGGCAAGGCAGAGGAGATCCTCCGTGTCAAGCTCGGATCGAAGGCGAGCAAGGCAGCCAGCCGCATCACTGCCGAGGGTGTCGTGGCCATCCAGCGGACGGCCGATGGCCGGTTCGGGGCCATCGTCGAGATCAACTGCGAAACCGATTTCGTCGCCAAGAATGACGAGTTCCTCAAACTGGTCAGCGATTGTGCCGGCCTCGTCCTCAGTGAGAACCCGGCTGACGTCGCCGCCCTCTCGTCGTTGCCGATGGGAGATGGCACCGTCGAGTCGACGCGCACGGCTCTGGTCGGCAAGATCGGCGAGAACATGTCGGTTCGTCGCTTCGTGCGCATCGCCGCCAGTGGCCGGCTGGCGTCCTATGTCCATGGTGGCGCGAAAATCGGCGTGCTGGTCGATTACAGTGGCGGTGACGACCAGCTCGGCAGGGACCTGGCGATGCACATCGCGGCGTCGAAACCGAAGGCGCTCGATGCATCGGGCATCGACGCCGAACTGATCGACAGCGAGCGCCGCATCGCGGCGGAGAAGGCGCGCGAAGCGAACAAGCCGGAAGCGATGATCGAGAAGATCGTCGAGGGCTCGGTGCAGAAGTTCCTGAACGAGGTGACCCTGCTCGGGCAGGTCTTCGTCAAGGCCGAGGACGGCAAGCAGACGATTGCCCAGTTGCTGAAGAGCAAGGGTGCGTCGATCGCCGGCTTCACGCTGTTCGTCGTTGGCGAGGGCCTGGCCAAACGTTCGAACGACTTTGCCGCTGAGGTGGCGGCGCAGGCTGCCGCTGCCGCCCAGAGATGA
- the rpsB gene encoding 30S ribosomal protein S2 codes for MSTTMRQMLEAGVHFGHQTRFWNPKMAPYIFGARNKIHIVNLEQTLAKYNEAMGFVRKLSANKGTILFVGTKRQAREIMSEEATRCASPFVDQRWLGGMLTNFKTIKQSLKRLKELELMCEDGSLDRLGKKEALMLTRELDKMHKSIGGIKEMGSLPDALFVIDVGYHKIAITEAVKLGIPVVAVVDTNHSPDGVDYVIPGNDDSSRAIRLYARGVADAVLEGRSQFVEELLDVVAGDEFFEEETGD; via the coding sequence ATGTCTACAACGATGCGCCAGATGCTGGAGGCCGGTGTTCACTTCGGTCACCAGACACGCTTCTGGAACCCCAAGATGGCGCCGTACATTTTCGGCGCGCGCAACAAGATTCACATCGTCAACCTCGAGCAGACACTGGCGAAATACAACGAAGCGATGGGCTTCGTGCGCAAGCTGTCGGCCAACAAGGGAACGATCCTGTTCGTCGGCACCAAGCGCCAGGCACGCGAAATCATGTCCGAAGAGGCGACCCGCTGTGCTTCGCCGTTCGTCGACCAGCGCTGGCTGGGCGGCATGCTGACCAACTTCAAGACCATCAAGCAATCGCTCAAGCGCCTGAAGGAACTGGAGCTGATGTGCGAGGACGGCTCCCTCGACCGGCTCGGCAAGAAGGAAGCGCTGATGCTGACCCGCGAGCTGGACAAGATGCACAAGTCGATCGGCGGCATCAAGGAGATGGGTTCACTGCCCGATGCGCTGTTCGTCATCGATGTCGGTTACCACAAGATCGCCATCACCGAGGCCGTCAAGCTGGGGATTCCGGTCGTCGCCGTGGTCGACACCAACCACTCTCCCGATGGCGTGGACTATGTCATTCCGGGTAACGACGACTCGTCGCGTGCCATCCGGCTCTACGCGCGGGGCGTTGCGGACGCCGTCCTGGAAGGTCGCAGCCAGTTCGTCGAGGAACTCCTCGATGTCGTCGCCGGTGACGAGTTCTTCGAGGAAGAGACGGGCGACTGA
- the map gene encoding type I methionyl aminopeptidase gives MSISRKTPQEIAKMRVAGRLTAEVLDYITPHVRAGVTTGELDRLCHDYIVGVQKCIPAPLNYAPPGYRPYPNSICASINHQVCHGVPGDRPLRNGDIVNLDITVISDGYHGDSSRMFQVGETSLQARRLCEVSFECLWLGIVQVRAGAHLGDIGHAIQKHAEQCGYSVVREFCGHGIGAKFHEEPQVLHYGRPHTGITLEAGMIFTIEPMINAGRAAVKTMADGWTIVTKDHSLSAQWEHTVLVTASGYEVLTVSSATPPPPGWIGDAG, from the coding sequence ATGAGCATCAGCCGCAAGACCCCGCAGGAAATAGCCAAGATGCGTGTCGCCGGGCGCCTCACGGCCGAAGTCCTCGACTACATCACGCCACACGTGCGGGCGGGCGTCACCACCGGCGAACTCGACCGGCTCTGTCACGACTACATCGTCGGCGTCCAGAAGTGCATTCCCGCACCCCTCAACTACGCGCCGCCCGGTTACCGGCCCTATCCCAATTCGATCTGCGCCTCGATCAACCATCAGGTCTGCCACGGTGTGCCCGGCGACCGTCCGCTGCGCAACGGCGACATCGTCAATCTCGACATCACGGTGATCAGTGACGGCTACCACGGCGACAGCAGCCGCATGTTCCAGGTCGGCGAAACCTCGCTGCAGGCGCGGCGCCTGTGCGAGGTCAGTTTCGAGTGCCTGTGGCTGGGCATCGTCCAGGTACGCGCCGGCGCACATCTCGGTGACATCGGCCACGCGATCCAGAAGCATGCGGAGCAGTGCGGCTACTCGGTGGTGCGTGAGTTCTGCGGCCACGGCATCGGCGCCAAGTTCCACGAGGAGCCACAGGTCCTGCACTACGGCCGCCCGCACACCGGCATCACCCTTGAAGCAGGCATGATCTTCACCATCGAGCCGATGATCAATGCCGGCAGGGCGGCCGTCAAGACGATGGCCGATGGCTGGACCATCGTCACCAAGGACCACAGCCTGTCCGCGCAGTGGGAGCACACCGTCCTGGTCACCGCAAGCGGCTACGAGGTCCTCACGGTTTCCTCGGCCACACCGCCGCCGCCCGGCTGGATCGGCGACGCCGGATGA
- a CDS encoding [protein-PII] uridylyltransferase → MIMGETGRQTLVERSRSWLRTGQSELRQRFLDDDDAPYLLQARCALVNEVLRDLWQALSLPPEVALLAVGGYGRGELYPASDVDILLLLPAAPGPDLTSRVEFAVALFYDIGIEIAPSVRTVAECTQAAADDLTICTALLEARPLTGDGSLFAEVCRKLREGLDRGTFFDAKRMEQEERHRRYQDSPYALEPNCKEAPGGLRDLQTILWITRAAGFGDSWEDLARHGFITRDEEEQLLRSLAFLQRLRCHLHLHVGRREDRLLFDHQTALAGRMGCVATATRLASERLMQQYYRTAKMVTQLNTILLQNIGAAISPPSEQEPSPINERFRKTHELLDVVADDVFERRPAALLEAFLLMQQHADLQGMTARTLRALWHARTLIDDDFRHSADNRRCFLGILQQPRGVLHELRRMNQFGLLGRYLPNFGKIVGQMQHDLFHVYTVDQHTLHVLRNLRRFLADEFAHEYPLCSELMSDFPRQWVLYVAALFHDIAKGRGGDHSELGAVDAAEFCAAHDVAAEDSELVVWLVRHHLLMSSVAQKQDIADPEVVGAFARTVGEERKLVALYLFTVADIRGTSPKVWNTWKGQLLEQLFRSTCRALLGGGEAAVRQGLIEERQQQAVRLLRYFALPDSVHQRLWKHLDTVYFMRHSAEEIAWHARALHYRIRRDEPLVRARLNPQGEGLEVLVYTRDQRDLFARLVGFFSRAGYTIVDAKIHTTRDHYALDTFMLLDLGERGDDRDMISYVEHELTDRLRRQGPLEGPGSGRLSRQVRNFPVQPVVTIEEDEKGSHYVLSVSATDRPGLLYTIALTLAAHGANLHTAKISTLGERVEDTFLISGGDLRETANRIKLETELIERLKL, encoded by the coding sequence ATGATCATGGGCGAGACCGGTCGCCAGACTCTGGTCGAGCGTTCTCGCTCATGGCTGCGGACAGGCCAGTCGGAGCTGCGCCAGCGCTTTCTCGACGACGACGACGCGCCGTACCTGCTGCAGGCGCGCTGCGCCCTGGTGAATGAAGTGCTGCGCGACCTCTGGCAAGCGCTGTCCCTGCCGCCGGAAGTGGCACTGCTGGCCGTCGGCGGTTATGGCCGCGGTGAGCTCTACCCCGCTTCCGATGTCGATATCCTGCTCCTGCTGCCGGCCGCACCGGGCCCGGACCTGACCAGCCGCGTCGAGTTCGCCGTCGCTCTGTTCTACGACATCGGTATCGAGATCGCCCCCAGCGTGCGCACGGTCGCCGAGTGTACGCAGGCCGCTGCCGACGATCTGACGATCTGCACTGCCCTGCTCGAAGCCCGACCGCTCACCGGCGACGGCAGCCTGTTCGCGGAAGTTTGCCGCAAGCTTCGCGAGGGGCTCGATCGCGGCACCTTCTTCGACGCCAAGCGGATGGAGCAGGAGGAGCGCCACCGCCGCTACCAGGATTCGCCCTACGCCCTGGAACCCAACTGCAAGGAAGCTCCCGGCGGCTTGCGCGATCTGCAGACGATTCTCTGGATCACGCGCGCCGCCGGCTTCGGCGACTCCTGGGAGGATCTCGCCCGGCACGGGTTCATCACCCGCGACGAGGAGGAGCAGCTGCTGCGCAGCCTGGCTTTCCTGCAGCGTCTGCGCTGCCACCTCCACCTGCACGTCGGCAGGCGCGAGGACCGGCTGCTCTTCGACCATCAGACGGCGCTCGCCGGCCGCATGGGTTGCGTCGCGACCGCGACCCGTCTCGCCAGCGAGCGGCTGATGCAGCAGTACTACCGGACGGCGAAGATGGTGACGCAACTCAACACCATCCTGCTGCAGAACATCGGCGCGGCGATCTCGCCGCCGTCGGAACAGGAACCGTCGCCGATCAATGAACGCTTCCGGAAGACGCACGAGCTGCTCGATGTCGTCGCCGACGACGTTTTCGAAAGAAGACCGGCGGCGTTGCTCGAGGCATTCCTGTTGATGCAGCAGCATGCCGATCTGCAGGGAATGACGGCACGCACGCTGCGCGCCCTGTGGCACGCCCGGACCCTGATCGATGACGATTTCCGCCACAGCGCCGACAACCGTCGCTGCTTCCTCGGCATCCTGCAGCAACCTCGCGGCGTGCTGCACGAACTGCGGCGGATGAACCAGTTCGGCTTGCTTGGTCGCTATCTGCCCAACTTCGGCAAGATCGTCGGCCAGATGCAGCACGATCTGTTTCACGTCTATACCGTCGATCAGCACACGCTGCACGTGCTGCGCAACCTGCGCCGTTTCCTCGCCGACGAGTTCGCCCACGAGTATCCGCTGTGCAGCGAGCTGATGAGTGATTTCCCCCGACAGTGGGTCCTCTATGTCGCAGCCCTGTTCCACGACATCGCCAAGGGGCGGGGTGGCGACCACTCCGAGCTCGGCGCGGTCGACGCCGCCGAGTTCTGCGCGGCGCACGACGTCGCTGCCGAGGACAGCGAGCTGGTCGTCTGGCTGGTACGGCACCACCTGCTGATGTCGAGCGTCGCCCAGAAGCAGGACATCGCCGACCCTGAGGTGGTCGGCGCCTTCGCCCGAACGGTCGGCGAAGAAAGGAAACTGGTTGCCCTCTATCTATTCACGGTCGCCGACATTCGCGGCACCAGTCCGAAGGTCTGGAACACCTGGAAGGGGCAACTGCTCGAGCAGCTGTTCAGGAGCACCTGCCGTGCCCTGCTCGGCGGCGGCGAGGCGGCGGTGCGGCAGGGACTGATCGAAGAGCGCCAGCAGCAGGCCGTGCGGCTGCTGCGCTACTTCGCCCTGCCCGACTCGGTTCACCAGCGGCTGTGGAAACATCTCGACACGGTGTACTTCATGCGCCATTCGGCGGAAGAGATCGCCTGGCACGCCCGCGCCCTGCACTACCGCATCCGTCGCGATGAGCCCCTGGTCAGGGCACGCCTCAACCCGCAGGGTGAAGGTCTCGAGGTACTGGTCTACACCCGCGACCAGCGCGACCTGTTTGCGCGACTGGTCGGCTTCTTCAGTCGCGCCGGCTACACCATCGTGGACGCCAAGATCCATACCACGCGCGACCACTACGCGCTGGACACCTTCATGCTGCTCGACCTCGGCGAGCGCGGCGACGACCGCGACATGATCAGCTATGTCGAACACGAACTGACTGACCGCCTGCGCCGCCAAGGGCCGCTCGAGGGGCCGGGCAGCGGACGGCTGTCGCGGCAGGTGAGGAACTTTCCAGTGCAGCCAGTGGTCACCATCGAAGAAGACGAGAAAGGCTCGCATTACGTCCTGTCGGTCAGCGCTACCGATCGTCCCGGGCTGCTGTACACGATCGCCCTGACCCTGGCGGCACATGGCGCCAACCTGCACACGGCGAAGATCTCCACCCTTGGCGAGCGCGTCGAAGACACCTTCCTGATCAGCGGCGGCGATCTTCGCGAGACCGCCAACCGCATCAAGCTGGAAACCGAGCTGATCGAACGTCTGAAGCTGTGA
- a CDS encoding HPr-rel-A system PqqD family peptide chaperone gives MRPLYRRLGEGGVAFDQESWQTHILTPAATIIFEALSEIGDGEQPLPLEPALRFLRDELEVDTDTDEIRQVLRSLQEMGMLGG, from the coding sequence ATGCGCCCCCTTTATCGCCGTCTGGGGGAAGGGGGCGTCGCATTTGATCAGGAAAGCTGGCAGACGCACATCCTCACGCCGGCCGCCACCATCATCTTCGAAGCATTGAGCGAAATCGGCGACGGCGAACAGCCGCTGCCTCTGGAGCCGGCGCTGCGCTTTCTGCGCGACGAACTCGAAGTCGATACCGACACAGACGAAATCCGTCAGGTGTTGCGTTCTCTGCAGGAGATGGGCATGCTTGGCGGATGA
- a CDS encoding HprK-related kinase A encodes MTAEPLRLRHLSPVILRQRLASASLTLDYGAAVVRLGSDLAAFVADLQRVYGAFALVDPAFADFHTQIRGGRGLRAYLRPQSRFLIDGVQPFDPFPQEQALAHFEWGVNWCFAQRFNQHVLLHAGALALADRGVIMAAPPGSGKSTLTAAMMLRGFRLLSDEFGVLCPRSGQLWPMLKPLALKNRSIDVIRDYAEDVILGPVYKGTRKGDVAHLAPGETSVDARRLPAHPRLVIFPSFRQGAALSIRRLPAEEAFAHLAFNSFNYEVLGAISFNAVADVIERCPAFALDYSRLDEAIESVRALLADARAASEGA; translated from the coding sequence ATGACTGCCGAGCCGCTCCGCCTGCGCCACCTCTCTCCCGTCATTCTCCGCCAGCGTCTCGCCAGTGCTTCGCTCACGCTCGACTATGGGGCCGCCGTCGTGCGCCTGGGCTCCGACCTCGCGGCCTTCGTTGCCGACCTGCAGCGCGTTTATGGCGCCTTCGCCCTGGTCGATCCGGCCTTCGCCGACTTCCATACGCAGATCCGCGGCGGCCGGGGATTGCGCGCCTACCTGCGCCCGCAGTCCCGCTTCCTGATCGACGGCGTTCAGCCCTTCGACCCCTTTCCCCAGGAGCAGGCACTGGCGCACTTCGAATGGGGCGTCAACTGGTGCTTTGCGCAGCGCTTCAACCAGCACGTCCTGCTGCACGCCGGCGCCCTTGCGCTCGCCGACCGCGGTGTCATCATGGCGGCGCCGCCCGGTTCCGGCAAGAGCACGCTGACGGCGGCCATGATGCTGCGGGGTTTCCGCCTGCTGTCCGACGAGTTCGGCGTCCTCTGCCCGCGCAGCGGCCAGTTGTGGCCGATGCTCAAGCCGCTGGCACTGAAGAACCGCTCGATCGACGTCATTCGCGACTATGCCGAAGACGTGATCCTCGGCCCGGTCTACAAGGGCACGCGCAAGGGCGACGTCGCACACCTCGCTCCCGGCGAGACCAGTGTCGACGCCCGACGACTGCCGGCACACCCGCGCTTGGTCATCTTTCCGAGCTTTCGCCAGGGTGCAGCTTTGAGCATCCGCCGCCTGCCGGCCGAAGAGGCTTTCGCGCACCTCGCCTTCAACAGCTTCAACTACGAGGTCCTCGGCGCCATCTCGTTCAACGCCGTGGCGGACGTCATCGAGCGTTGCCCCGCGTTCGCGCTCGATTACAGCCGTCTGGATGAAGCGATCGAATCGGTCCGCGCGCTGCTTGCCGACGCGCGCGCAGCGAGCGAGGGCGCATGA
- a CDS encoding nucleotidyltransferase domain-containing protein yields MIDPQPAAYPFQLLQLLCDPGRVRRLQLHDWDTLIRLARRARLLGVLAHRIRSQAEHLAAIPDCVRGHLDSATTYSAHRVHLLRMELAALASVLPGEVRVAVLKGGAYIIQDLATARGRLPNDVDLLVSREDLRQTEAALLAAGWEAQAVDDYADRYYREWSHELPPLRFPGHPMEVDVHHTISPVTGRLHPDRALLFADLQELAGQRFLVLHPLDQILHAAIHLFQDSELADNLRDLVDIDSLLRSHLRSADDWLALSVRARRHGVERPLWYALHYCRRWLATPVPDGLPLRPPPRAMLRAMDWLYPRCTLPRLPDEPPPLARSIAVRLGATRYQWLRMPPGLLLRHLAHKSAQAVRRRPARQDGAG; encoded by the coding sequence ATGATCGACCCACAGCCTGCCGCCTACCCGTTCCAGCTGCTGCAACTGCTGTGCGACCCTGGACGGGTGCGCCGCCTGCAGCTGCACGACTGGGACACACTGATCCGCCTCGCACGGCGCGCCCGGCTGCTGGGCGTGCTCGCCCATCGCATCCGGTCGCAAGCCGAGCACCTCGCTGCGATTCCGGACTGTGTCCGCGGCCATCTCGATTCGGCGACCACCTATTCGGCGCATCGCGTCCACCTGTTGCGCATGGAGCTGGCAGCGCTGGCCAGCGTGCTGCCTGGCGAAGTGCGCGTCGCCGTTCTCAAGGGAGGCGCCTACATCATCCAGGACCTGGCGACGGCGCGCGGCCGCCTGCCGAACGACGTCGACCTGCTGGTCAGCCGCGAAGACCTGCGGCAGACCGAAGCGGCCCTGCTGGCCGCTGGCTGGGAGGCACAGGCCGTCGATGACTACGCCGACCGCTACTACCGGGAATGGAGTCATGAGCTGCCACCGCTGCGCTTTCCCGGCCACCCGATGGAAGTCGATGTCCATCACACGATCAGCCCGGTGACCGGTCGTCTACATCCCGACCGGGCGCTGCTCTTCGCCGACCTGCAGGAGCTTGCCGGGCAGCGCTTCCTGGTGCTGCATCCGCTCGACCAGATCCTGCATGCCGCCATCCACCTCTTCCAGGACTCCGAGCTGGCCGACAACCTGCGCGACCTGGTCGACATCGACAGCCTTCTGCGGAGCCACCTGCGGTCGGCGGATGACTGGCTGGCACTGAGCGTGCGTGCCCGCCGTCACGGTGTCGAGCGTCCCTTGTGGTATGCCCTGCACTACTGCCGCCGCTGGCTGGCGACGCCGGTGCCCGACGGGCTGCCGCTGCGCCCGCCGCCGCGAGCCATGCTGCGGGCGATGGACTGGCTCTATCCGCGCTGCACCCTGCCGCGACTTCCCGACGAGCCACCGCCGCTCGCGCGCAGCATCGCCGTACGCCTCGGTGCGACCCGCTACCAGTGGCTGCGCATGCCGCCCGGACTGCTGTTGCGCCACCTGGCCCACAAGAGCGCGCAGGCGGTGCGCCGACGCCCGGCGCGGCAAGACGGTGCTGGCTGA
- a CDS encoding type II toxin-antitoxin system HicA family toxin, with protein sequence MGNVPVLKPNEVIAILMRLGFTEVRQRGSHKQFRDTAGRCTTVPFHQGQDISPILLRQIAKDIGLALDELLKHR encoded by the coding sequence ATGGGCAATGTTCCCGTCCTCAAACCCAATGAAGTCATAGCCATTCTTATGAGACTCGGCTTCACCGAAGTTCGCCAACGTGGTTCACACAAACAATTCCGCGATACCGCAGGTCGCTGCACAACGGTGCCGTTTCATCAAGGTCAAGACATCTCCCCAATCTTGCTCCGTCAAATAGCCAAAGACATTGGCCTCGCGCTTGATGAGTTGCTCAAGCACAGATAG